One segment of Rosa chinensis cultivar Old Blush chromosome 6, RchiOBHm-V2, whole genome shotgun sequence DNA contains the following:
- the LOC112170109 gene encoding elongator complex protein 4 isoform X1, whose protein sequence is MAATKTRTSSFSRSFSGASSPQIPGLKHGPNGTMFVSSGIPDLDKILGGGFALGSLVMVMEDAEAPHHMLLLRNFMSQGLVHNQPLLYASPAKDPRQFLGTLPSPAVPKDEKSSHRDPDQEKGLRIAWQYKKYFGENQQGFDSQNGKHEFSNNFDLRKPLERQFLTGKRIDCASILDSPNLVTLYDRCATFLSQFPRSDSNISCVGRIAIQSFCAPQCGYSSLEWDMLSFLRSLKSMLRSSNAVAVVTFPPSLLSSSSSTRWQHMADTLLSVKAIPDEDKELATLLTGYQDMVGLLNVQKIAQINTQVPVILDATTFSIKLQKRRFLVLECLNQAPIDGSSGSSYGTSGSCSGSSKTGYLDF, encoded by the exons ATGGCTGCAACCAAGACTAGGACGAGTAGCTTCTCTCGCAGTTTTTCGGGTGCAAGCTCGCCTCAAATCCCAGGACTCAAGCATGGACCCAATGGCACAATGTTTGTTTCATCTGGGATTCCAGACCTTGACA AAATTTTAGGTGGTGGTTTTGCTCTAGGAAGCCTAGTAATGGTGATGGAAGATGCAGAAGCACCTCATCATATGCTTTTACTTAGGAATTTCATGTCTCAAGGACTCGTTCACAACCAACCCCTTCTCTATGCAAGCCCAGCCAAGGACCCAAGACAGTTTCTTGGTACTTTGCCTAGTCCAGCGGTACCCAAAGATGAAAAGTCTAGTCATCGAGACCCTGATCAG GAGAAAGGGTTGAGGATAGCTTGGCAATACAAGAAGTATTTTGGTGAAAATCAGCAGGGTTTTGATAGTCAAA ATGGGAAACATGAGTTCAGCAACAACTTCGACTTGCGGAAGCCCTTGGAGAGGCAGTTTCTTACAGGCAAGCGAATAGATTGTGCTAGCATTCTTGATTCTCCAAATCTTGTCACACTTTATGATCGTTGTGCTACATTTTTATCACAATTTCCAAG AAGTGACAGCAACATTTCTTGTGTTGGTCGTATTGCTATTCAATCATTCTGTGCTCCACAGTGTGGATATTCCAGCCTG GAATGGGACATGCTTTCCTTCCTTAGATCTCTAAAAAGCATGCTACGATCTTCAAATGCAGTTGCTGTTGTGACATTTCCACCTAGTCTTCTTTCATCATCCTCCTCTACAAGATGGCAGCACATGGCAGACACCTTGCTGTCAGTTAAAGCAATTCCAG atgaggacAAGGAATTGGCAACACTCCTTACTGGTTACCAGGACATGGTTGGCCTTCTTAATGTGCAGAAAATAGCGCAAATTAACACACAG GTTCCTGTCATTCTTGATGCAACAACTTTCTCAATAAAGCTGCAAAAGCggaggtttttggttttagaatgTCTAAACCAGGCCCCTATCGATGGTTCTAGTGGGAGTTCATATGGCACTTCTGGTAGTTGTTCTGGGTCCTCTAAAACTGGATATCTTGATTTTTAG
- the LOC112170114 gene encoding probable mannitol dehydrogenase: MSNEQEHPRKAFGWAARDSSGVLSPFSFSRRETGEKDVTFKVLYCGICHSDLHMVKNEWGFSTYPLVPGHEIVGEVTEVGSNVQKFKVGDKVGVGCIVGACRSCDSCTDHLENYCPKQILTYSAKYYDGTTTYGGYSDIMVADEHFVLRIPDNLPLDCAAPLLCAGITTYSPLRYFGLDKPGMHVGVVGVGGLGHVAVKFAKAMGVKVTVISTSPNKEEEAVKHLGADSFLVSRDQEKMQAAIGTMDGIIDTVSAQHPLLPLIGLLKSHGKLVMVGAPEKPLELPVFPLLMGRKMVAGSGIGGMKETQEMIDFAAKHNITADIEVIPIDYLNTAMERLAKADVRYRFVIDIGNTLKATS; encoded by the exons ATGTCTAACGAGCAAGAACACCCCAGGAAGGCATTTGGATGGGCTGCAAGAGATTCATCTGGTGTTCTCTCTCCCTTCAGTTTCTCCAGAAG GGAAACCGGAGAGAAAGACGTGACATTCAAAGTGTTGTACTGTGGGATTTGCCATTCGGACCTTCACATGGTCAAGAATGAATGGGGCTTCTCTACCTATCCTCTGGTTCCCGG GCATGAGATTGTCGGTGAAGTGACGGAAGTAGGGAGCAATGTACAAAAATTCaaagttggagacaaagtcGGTGTTGGATGCATAGTGGGAGCTTGCCGATCTTGTGATAGTTGTACCGACCATCTTGAGAACTACTGCCCCAAACAAATACTCACGTACAGTGCCAAGTACTATGACGGAACCACCACCTATGGCGGTTACTCTGACATTATGGTTGCAGATGAACACTTCGTACTCCGTATCCCGGACAACCTACCCCTTGATTGTGCTGCTCCTCTCCTATGTGCCGGAATCACAACCTACAGCCCGTTGAGATATTTTGGACTTGACAAGCCCGGCATGCATGTGGGCGTGGTTGGCGTAGGTGGTTTAGGCCACGTCGCAGTGAAGTTTGCCAAGGCAATGGGAGTGAAGGTTACAGTGATCAGTACGTCCCCTAATAAGGAGGAGGAAGCAGTTAAACACTTAGGAGCTGATTCGTTTTTGGTTAGTCGTGACCAAGAAAAAATGCAG GCTGCCATTGGTACCATGGATGGGATCATTGACACAGTTTCTGCACAACATCCTCTCTTGCCTTTGATTGGTTTGTTGAAGTCTCATGGAAAGCTTGTTATGGTTGGTGCACCAGAAAAGCCTCTTGAACTTCCGGTTTTTCCTTTACTCATGG GAAGGAAGATGGTAGCTGGTAGCGGCATTGGAGGTATGAAGGAGACACAAGAGATGATCGATTTTGCAGCCAAGCACAACATAACAGCAGACATCGAGGTTATCCCAATTGACTACTTGAACACTGCCATGGAGCGCCTTGCCAAAGCAGACGTCAGATACCGTTTTGTCATTGACATTGGAAACACACTGAAGGCTACCTCTTAA
- the LOC112170109 gene encoding elongator complex protein 4 isoform X2, giving the protein MVMEDAEAPHHMLLLRNFMSQGLVHNQPLLYASPAKDPRQFLGTLPSPAVPKDEKSSHRDPDQEKGLRIAWQYKKYFGENQQGFDSQNGKHEFSNNFDLRKPLERQFLTGKRIDCASILDSPNLVTLYDRCATFLSQFPRSDSNISCVGRIAIQSFCAPQCGYSSLEWDMLSFLRSLKSMLRSSNAVAVVTFPPSLLSSSSSTRWQHMADTLLSVKAIPDEDKELATLLTGYQDMVGLLNVQKIAQINTQVPVILDATTFSIKLQKRRFLVLECLNQAPIDGSSGSSYGTSGSCSGSSKTGYLDF; this is encoded by the exons ATGGTGATGGAAGATGCAGAAGCACCTCATCATATGCTTTTACTTAGGAATTTCATGTCTCAAGGACTCGTTCACAACCAACCCCTTCTCTATGCAAGCCCAGCCAAGGACCCAAGACAGTTTCTTGGTACTTTGCCTAGTCCAGCGGTACCCAAAGATGAAAAGTCTAGTCATCGAGACCCTGATCAG GAGAAAGGGTTGAGGATAGCTTGGCAATACAAGAAGTATTTTGGTGAAAATCAGCAGGGTTTTGATAGTCAAA ATGGGAAACATGAGTTCAGCAACAACTTCGACTTGCGGAAGCCCTTGGAGAGGCAGTTTCTTACAGGCAAGCGAATAGATTGTGCTAGCATTCTTGATTCTCCAAATCTTGTCACACTTTATGATCGTTGTGCTACATTTTTATCACAATTTCCAAG AAGTGACAGCAACATTTCTTGTGTTGGTCGTATTGCTATTCAATCATTCTGTGCTCCACAGTGTGGATATTCCAGCCTG GAATGGGACATGCTTTCCTTCCTTAGATCTCTAAAAAGCATGCTACGATCTTCAAATGCAGTTGCTGTTGTGACATTTCCACCTAGTCTTCTTTCATCATCCTCCTCTACAAGATGGCAGCACATGGCAGACACCTTGCTGTCAGTTAAAGCAATTCCAG atgaggacAAGGAATTGGCAACACTCCTTACTGGTTACCAGGACATGGTTGGCCTTCTTAATGTGCAGAAAATAGCGCAAATTAACACACAG GTTCCTGTCATTCTTGATGCAACAACTTTCTCAATAAAGCTGCAAAAGCggaggtttttggttttagaatgTCTAAACCAGGCCCCTATCGATGGTTCTAGTGGGAGTTCATATGGCACTTCTGGTAGTTGTTCTGGGTCCTCTAAAACTGGATATCTTGATTTTTAG